A window of the Desulforapulum autotrophicum HRM2 genome harbors these coding sequences:
- the pruA gene encoding L-glutamate gamma-semialdehyde dehydrogenase, which yields MSNAIFSIDTPKNEPVLSYAPESSERTKLKDAIMALRSQEMEIPLVIGGKAVKTGNMGTCRVPHDHGHTLATFHKAGAKEVAMAADAARAAAKEWLHMPWQERLAIFRKAADLLAGPYRMKLNAATMLGQGKNAMQAEIDSACELIDFLRFNTYYATQIYKDQPVSDPGIWNQLEYRPLEGFVFAVSPFNFTAIAGNLCSSPAMMGNTVLWKPASTAVYSGHIIMEIFKRAGLPDGVINFIPGSGSEVGTPVMNHPDFAGVHFTGSTRVFKNIWTTAAKNLDLYGCYPRIVGETGGKDFIFVHASADVDAVCTAMIRGAFEYQGQKCSAASRAYVPASMWGDLKTKLTKTIATIKMGSPEDFSNFVNAVIDKNAFDTISSYIDFAKNSDHAEIIAGGGCDDTTGYFIEPTVIVAETPDFKTMREEIFGPVLTVFIYDDADYDKTLEICDSTSDYALTGAVFATDRAAVIKARKVLTHAAGNFYINDKPTGAVVGQQPFGGARASGTNDKAGSPLNLYRWVSARTIKETFVPPTDYRYPFMG from the coding sequence GAACCGGTTCTTTCATATGCCCCGGAGAGCAGCGAACGTACAAAACTTAAGGATGCAATTATGGCGTTGCGGTCCCAGGAAATGGAAATTCCCCTGGTGATCGGGGGAAAGGCGGTCAAGACCGGTAACATGGGAACCTGCCGGGTTCCCCATGACCACGGTCATACCCTTGCCACCTTTCACAAGGCTGGTGCAAAGGAGGTGGCCATGGCCGCAGACGCGGCAAGGGCTGCCGCAAAAGAGTGGCTTCATATGCCCTGGCAGGAAAGACTTGCCATTTTCAGAAAGGCGGCCGATCTTCTGGCGGGCCCCTATCGCATGAAGCTAAACGCCGCCACCATGCTTGGTCAGGGAAAGAATGCCATGCAGGCAGAAATTGATTCGGCCTGTGAACTCATCGATTTTTTGCGGTTCAACACCTATTATGCCACCCAGATTTACAAGGATCAGCCCGTGTCTGATCCCGGTATCTGGAATCAGCTTGAGTACCGGCCCCTTGAGGGGTTTGTTTTTGCTGTTTCGCCGTTCAATTTTACTGCCATTGCGGGTAACCTCTGTTCTTCCCCCGCCATGATGGGCAACACGGTTCTGTGGAAGCCTGCTTCAACGGCCGTTTATTCCGGCCATATTATCATGGAAATTTTTAAACGGGCAGGCCTTCCTGACGGAGTAATCAATTTTATTCCAGGTTCGGGATCAGAGGTTGGAACGCCTGTGATGAATCACCCTGATTTTGCAGGGGTTCACTTTACCGGTTCGACCCGGGTGTTTAAAAATATCTGGACCACTGCGGCAAAGAATCTTGATCTCTACGGCTGCTATCCCAGGATCGTCGGTGAGACCGGAGGGAAGGATTTTATTTTTGTTCACGCTTCAGCAGATGTGGATGCCGTATGTACAGCAATGATCAGGGGGGCCTTTGAATACCAGGGGCAGAAATGTTCGGCAGCTTCCAGGGCCTACGTGCCTGCCTCCATGTGGGGGGATTTGAAAACCAAACTCACGAAGACTATTGCCACCATCAAGATGGGGTCGCCCGAAGATTTTTCAAATTTTGTCAATGCCGTCATAGACAAAAATGCCTTTGATACCATCTCCTCGTACATTGATTTTGCAAAAAACAGCGACCATGCTGAGATCATTGCCGGCGGTGGATGTGACGATACCACGGGATACTTCATCGAACCTACAGTCATTGTTGCAGAAACGCCTGATTTTAAAACCATGCGTGAAGAAATCTTCGGGCCTGTGTTGACCGTTTTTATCTATGATGACGCAGACTATGACAAGACCCTTGAGATCTGTGATTCAACTTCGGACTACGCCTTGACCGGGGCCGTCTTTGCAACGGACCGGGCTGCTGTTATCAAGGCAAGAAAGGTGCTGACCCATGCGGCTGGTAACTTTTATATTAATGACAAGCCCACCGGTGCTGTTGTTGGTCAGCAACCCTTTGGTGGTGCAAGGGCCTCGGGAACCAACGATAAGGCGGGAAGCCCCCTTAACCTCTATCGCTGGGTCAGTGCTCGGACGATCAAAGAGACTTTTGTGCCCCCCACGGATTATCGATATCCCTTCATGGGCTAA
- the fdhF gene encoding formate dehydrogenase subunit alpha: MGKDNQIIIDNKTFAFEPGETILDVALRNNIFIPTLCYLKGATPTGACRICVVEVQGAPNLVPSCATPAATGMVILSESQEVIQARRSIIRLMLSSGHHNCAIRDFDTKDWTQFQLKVLEEDGEQDLCPVWGECKLQDLAYRYQVKARGLPQSKSKYPMERVNPFIIRDFSRCILCGRCVQACREIQVNNAIDFGYRGADTKIIAGADVALKDSDCVFCGECVDACPVGALVTERSMKRERFVKTRKVKTTCSYCGVGCQIELNIQKNRIIKVNSAGHIPPNNGSLCVKGRFGFDFVGSPERLTSPLVRKNGKLEGATWDEALDLVAKKLAQIKNDHGSDSIGVLTSARTTNEENYIAQKFTRAVLKTNNIDHCARLUHSSTVAGLAAAFGSGAMTNTIADIETADVILVTGSNTTENHPVLSTFVKRAALHGKTLIVIDPRKIRLTDHANVWLRPELGTDIAWINGLMNVIISENLHDQAFVENRCEGFEALKQTVSTYTPDYVEALTGINADDLIKTARTFAKAKSASILYCMGITQHTTGTDNVKSLANLSMLCGNLGIPGGGVNPLRGQNNVQGACDMGGLPNVFTAYQGVADATARAKFEAAWEVTDLPATPGLTATDMIEMAGTGDLKALYIIGENPMVSDPDLNHAEKALERLDLLVVQDIFLTETAQKADVVLPAFCFAEKDGTFSNTERRVQRVRKAVEAPGFAREDWKIVCEIATRMGYPMNYPNGEAIFEEIRTVTPSYAGITFEKIEKEGIHWPCPTEAHPGTPILHTKQFTRGKGLFHAIDHRPPAELPDTAYPFMLTTGRVLYHYHTGTMTMKSRGLNTLSPECFVEISVNDASKLDLEDGTMVDVLSRRGKITAKLAISPKAVDGTLFIPFHFAKAAANRLTNAMLDPVAKIPEFKVCAINIRRAA; encoded by the coding sequence ATGGGTAAAGATAATCAAATCATCATTGATAATAAAACCTTCGCATTTGAGCCCGGAGAGACAATTCTGGACGTTGCCCTTCGCAACAACATTTTCATCCCAACTCTGTGCTATCTCAAGGGAGCCACCCCAACCGGCGCCTGCAGAATCTGCGTTGTCGAGGTTCAAGGAGCCCCAAATCTAGTGCCGTCGTGTGCAACACCGGCAGCAACCGGCATGGTCATCCTGAGCGAATCTCAAGAGGTTATCCAGGCCAGAAGATCCATTATCCGCCTCATGCTCTCATCCGGACACCACAACTGTGCCATTCGGGACTTTGACACCAAGGATTGGACTCAGTTTCAGCTCAAGGTGCTTGAAGAAGACGGAGAACAGGATCTGTGCCCTGTATGGGGTGAATGCAAGCTCCAGGATCTTGCCTACCGTTACCAGGTAAAGGCAAGGGGCCTTCCCCAGTCCAAGAGCAAATACCCCATGGAACGGGTCAACCCCTTTATCATCCGTGATTTTTCCCGCTGTATTCTTTGCGGTCGCTGCGTCCAGGCGTGTAGGGAAATCCAGGTAAACAATGCCATTGATTTTGGATACCGGGGGGCGGACACCAAAATTATTGCAGGTGCAGATGTGGCACTCAAGGATTCTGACTGCGTTTTCTGCGGTGAATGCGTGGACGCATGCCCGGTTGGTGCCCTTGTCACGGAACGATCCATGAAGCGCGAACGCTTTGTCAAAACCCGAAAAGTTAAAACCACCTGCTCCTATTGTGGGGTTGGCTGTCAGATTGAACTAAATATCCAGAAGAATCGAATTATAAAAGTCAACAGCGCAGGCCATATACCTCCCAACAACGGCAGCCTCTGCGTCAAAGGCCGATTCGGATTTGACTTTGTGGGATCCCCGGAACGGCTCACCTCTCCCCTGGTACGGAAAAACGGTAAACTGGAGGGAGCAACCTGGGACGAAGCCCTTGACCTTGTTGCAAAGAAACTGGCACAGATCAAAAACGACCATGGATCGGACAGCATCGGGGTTCTCACCTCGGCCCGTACGACCAACGAGGAAAATTACATTGCCCAGAAATTTACCCGTGCCGTCCTCAAAACAAACAACATCGACCATTGCGCCCGACTGTGACATTCCTCAACAGTAGCCGGTCTGGCTGCAGCTTTTGGTTCCGGTGCAATGACAAACACCATTGCAGACATTGAAACAGCAGATGTGATCCTTGTCACAGGATCCAACACCACAGAAAACCACCCTGTCCTGTCCACCTTCGTTAAAAGGGCCGCCCTCCATGGAAAAACACTCATTGTCATTGACCCGAGAAAAATCCGGCTCACCGACCATGCCAACGTCTGGCTCAGACCCGAGCTTGGTACCGACATTGCCTGGATCAACGGCCTCATGAACGTAATTATATCAGAAAATCTCCATGACCAAGCCTTTGTAGAAAACAGATGCGAGGGGTTTGAAGCACTCAAACAAACCGTTTCGACCTACACCCCGGACTATGTTGAGGCGTTAACAGGCATCAATGCCGACGACCTTATAAAAACGGCAAGAACCTTTGCTAAAGCAAAAAGTGCAAGCATCCTTTACTGCATGGGCATCACCCAGCACACCACGGGAACGGACAACGTCAAATCCCTTGCCAATCTTTCCATGCTCTGCGGCAACCTTGGTATCCCCGGCGGCGGGGTTAACCCCCTGAGGGGTCAGAACAATGTCCAGGGTGCCTGTGACATGGGCGGACTACCCAACGTATTCACTGCCTACCAGGGTGTTGCAGATGCAACTGCCAGGGCAAAATTTGAGGCCGCCTGGGAGGTAACCGACCTGCCAGCCACCCCGGGCCTGACAGCCACTGATATGATTGAAATGGCCGGAACAGGAGACCTGAAAGCCCTGTACATCATTGGTGAGAATCCAATGGTTTCAGACCCCGATCTCAACCATGCAGAAAAGGCCCTTGAACGCCTTGATCTGCTTGTGGTCCAGGACATTTTCCTCACGGAAACGGCCCAAAAGGCCGACGTGGTCCTGCCGGCTTTCTGCTTTGCCGAAAAAGACGGTACCTTTTCCAACACGGAAAGGCGGGTTCAACGGGTAAGAAAGGCGGTTGAAGCCCCGGGATTTGCAAGGGAAGACTGGAAAATTGTCTGCGAAATAGCCACCCGTATGGGCTACCCCATGAACTATCCTAATGGTGAAGCCATTTTTGAGGAAATAAGAACAGTTACCCCTTCCTATGCCGGCATCACCTTTGAAAAAATTGAAAAGGAGGGCATACACTGGCCCTGTCCCACAGAGGCCCATCCAGGCACTCCGATACTGCACACCAAGCAGTTCACCCGGGGAAAGGGCCTGTTCCACGCCATCGACCACAGACCTCCGGCCGAACTTCCGGACACGGCCTACCCATTCATGCTCACCACGGGCAGGGTATTGTACCACTACCACACCGGAACCATGACCATGAAGAGCCGGGGGCTCAACACACTGTCGCCGGAATGCTTTGTGGAAATATCGGTCAATGATGCCTCAAAGCTCGACCTTGAAGACGGCACCATGGTGGACGTCCTCTCCCGCAGGGGAAAGATAACGGCAAAGCTTGCCATCTCCCCCAAGGCCGTTGACGGCACCCTGTTCATCCCGTTCCACTTTGCTAAGGCTGCAGCCAACCGCCTCACCAATGCCATGCTGGATCCGGTTGCAAAGATTCCCGAATTCAAGGTGTGTGCCATCAACATACGGAGGGCAGCCTGA
- a CDS encoding RnfABCDGE type electron transport complex subunit B, with protein sequence MLEAVLLMGGLGVVIGGALALASKVFYVYVDPLVVAISDALPGANCGGCGFPGCSPNAQAIADGKSSPDSCVAAGPDVAEAIAALMGVSIEAKEPEIARPGCHYSIEDTDIKYLYEGLSDCRAAALMSGGMKVCNIGCLGLGTCVKACLFGALTMGKDSLPKVDPEKCTGCGACERACPKHIIRLTSVTRRIISEYTEDECVTPCQRACPTGIDIREYVRLIRHNDPGGAVQVIKERNPFPTVIGRICPALCEVACRRQYLDEPVAINHLKRYACDIEMNLGKRVQPYKAPATGKRVAVIGGGVEGLSAAFFTARLGHSPMVFESTALLGGLLRVAISDERLSQSVLDWDIEGVLEMGVKTRMSVKAGRDFTVPSLLREGFEAVFTATGGWDNRLVRGDVADVATVFPGGYLLIDLLRTDIKKGERIPCGRNVVIAGGGMMIPNAVKICKELGAENITVLSRKPPEKSSYDSITLEAIQSRGATVKYNTGITRLYGEEDRLTHIEYTELDSGKKHLLPTDTLFLSSGRFPELVFVRSETLDSEKEQSDSRSGTLRWEGVEIYKEPENCREQGLLSKGDVISGYSAAVAAINGGRKAAASIHSLLYGHLPEYPSNPITKQSILQGVNHLEGVQISPRNIMPAADLSNRGNGELFKGFSDEMAVKEAERCLRCGLICYERSKLEEVKEIVV encoded by the coding sequence ATGCTTGAAGCTGTTCTTTTAATGGGTGGACTCGGAGTTGTTATTGGCGGTGCTCTTGCCCTTGCATCCAAGGTGTTTTACGTCTATGTGGATCCCCTTGTTGTGGCTATTAGCGATGCTCTACCTGGAGCCAATTGCGGGGGGTGCGGTTTTCCGGGCTGTTCGCCCAATGCCCAGGCCATTGCCGACGGCAAATCCTCTCCCGATTCATGCGTTGCAGCGGGTCCCGATGTTGCAGAGGCCATTGCCGCTCTTATGGGCGTTTCCATTGAAGCCAAGGAGCCTGAAATTGCCCGGCCCGGTTGCCACTACAGCATCGAAGATACGGACATTAAATACCTCTACGAAGGCCTGTCGGACTGCAGGGCTGCAGCCCTTATGTCCGGGGGGATGAAGGTGTGCAACATCGGTTGTCTTGGTCTTGGAACCTGTGTTAAAGCATGTCTGTTTGGTGCCTTGACCATGGGCAAGGATTCGCTGCCCAAGGTGGATCCGGAAAAGTGTACCGGATGCGGGGCCTGTGAGCGGGCCTGCCCCAAGCATATCATTCGCCTCACCTCAGTTACCCGCAGGATCATCAGTGAATATACGGAAGATGAGTGCGTGACACCCTGCCAGCGGGCATGTCCAACGGGTATTGATATTCGAGAGTATGTGCGGTTGATCCGGCACAATGATCCCGGTGGGGCCGTTCAGGTGATCAAGGAGAGAAACCCCTTTCCCACAGTTATCGGAAGAATATGTCCGGCCCTGTGTGAGGTGGCCTGCAGACGCCAGTATCTGGATGAACCCGTGGCTATCAACCACCTGAAGCGGTATGCCTGTGATATTGAAATGAACCTTGGCAAGAGGGTCCAGCCTTACAAGGCCCCTGCCACGGGAAAACGGGTGGCCGTTATCGGCGGTGGTGTGGAAGGTCTTTCGGCTGCTTTCTTTACGGCAAGGCTTGGGCATTCACCAATGGTGTTTGAATCAACAGCCCTTCTGGGAGGACTTCTTCGTGTTGCCATCTCAGATGAACGCCTGTCCCAGAGCGTCCTTGACTGGGATATTGAAGGGGTTCTTGAAATGGGTGTCAAAACCCGGATGAGCGTCAAGGCGGGCCGTGACTTTACGGTTCCCTCTCTTCTCAGGGAAGGATTTGAGGCTGTTTTTACGGCAACGGGCGGATGGGATAACAGGCTTGTCAGGGGCGATGTTGCCGATGTTGCCACGGTGTTTCCCGGTGGTTACCTGCTGATCGACCTTCTTCGCACGGACATTAAAAAAGGTGAACGGATACCCTGTGGACGTAACGTTGTCATAGCCGGCGGCGGTATGATGATTCCCAACGCCGTCAAAATATGTAAGGAACTCGGGGCTGAAAATATTACTGTGCTTTCAAGAAAACCCCCTGAAAAGTCTTCCTATGACAGCATAACCCTGGAAGCCATTCAATCCAGGGGGGCAACGGTAAAATACAATACCGGTATCACCAGGCTCTACGGTGAAGAGGATCGTCTCACCCATATTGAGTATACCGAGCTTGATTCAGGAAAAAAGCATCTTTTGCCGACGGACACCCTTTTTCTGTCGTCCGGACGTTTTCCAGAGCTTGTATTTGTTCGTTCTGAAACCCTTGATTCTGAAAAGGAACAAAGTGATTCCCGTTCCGGAACCCTGAGGTGGGAGGGCGTTGAAATTTATAAGGAACCGGAGAATTGTCGTGAGCAGGGTCTCCTTTCAAAGGGCGATGTCATCAGCGGTTACAGCGCAGCAGTTGCAGCCATCAATGGTGGCCGCAAGGCCGCAGCCTCAATTCATTCTTTGCTCTACGGTCATCTTCCTGAATACCCCTCAAACCCCATAACCAAGCAGAGTATTCTCCAGGGGGTTAATCATCTGGAGGGAGTTCAGATTTCTCCCAGAAATATCATGCCTGCGGCTGACCTTTCTAACCGGGGTAATGGGGAGTTGTTCAAGGGCTTTAGCGATGAAATGGCTGTCAAGGAGGCAGAGCGCTGCCTCAGGTGTGGGTTGATCTGCTATGAACGATCCAAACTGGAGGAAGTAAAAGAGATTGTTGTATAA
- a CDS encoding response regulator, giving the protein MEAERILVVDDEVRVVETIQFFLEREGYIVGTACCGRDALSLFRGSPFDLVLLDISMPGMDGFHVMEQLLEINPELLVIMVTGYATVESAVRALKQGACDYLKKPFEYADLIKTVKNALNKKRLMLENKAMTARLEASELRCRYMVNNSPDLIYTLDPKGCFTFINNEFRRVLGYSRISVLGKHFSHVVHPDDFKKCEPGMVPGVMPAEGGGAFQIRFKKARLKSETDPCNDFIWVELKATFMRLPEGESQIYCIARDVTERNNLHEQLHQAQKMEAIGTLAGGIAHDFNNILMGIQGYTSLVRSTLAPESPEAIKLSYIEDYVNSGSDMTRQLLGFAQKNDHELNFVNINYILKMSAKMFGRTKKDITIHQNLEKKLWSCEVDEGQVQQVLLNLYVNAWQAMPSGGRIYIKTENLIVPELKYKALGLKKSGKYVRVSVVDTGLGMDSKTMERIFDPFFTTKEMGGGTGLGLATAYGIIKGHGGTFRVLSKKGEGSSFAFYLPAKELQSNRCSLDGKKSEVIINGKGCVLLVDDEENVLEVCSEMIESLGYSVRAVGNGRDAIEFVKKNGKNIDLVILDMVMPGMNGFETYQRIKTIQPETKVLLSSGYSKIEDLGEIFDSTLGNFIPKPYSMALLSEKINRVCALG; this is encoded by the coding sequence ATGGAAGCTGAAAGGATTCTGGTCGTTGACGACGAAGTCAGGGTGGTGGAAACGATTCAGTTCTTCCTAGAACGGGAAGGGTATATAGTGGGCACGGCCTGTTGCGGCAGGGATGCTCTTTCCCTTTTTAGAGGAAGCCCTTTTGACCTGGTCCTTCTTGATATAAGTATGCCGGGTATGGACGGCTTTCACGTCATGGAACAACTGCTGGAGATCAACCCTGAACTTTTGGTTATCATGGTTACGGGATATGCAACGGTTGAATCAGCAGTAAGAGCCCTGAAACAGGGGGCCTGCGACTATCTAAAAAAGCCCTTTGAGTATGCAGACCTGATCAAGACGGTGAAAAATGCCTTGAACAAAAAGCGTCTCATGCTGGAAAACAAAGCCATGACAGCAAGGTTAGAGGCCTCTGAACTCAGATGCCGATACATGGTCAACAACTCCCCGGATTTGATCTATACCCTTGATCCAAAGGGGTGCTTTACCTTTATTAACAATGAGTTCAGGCGGGTTTTGGGCTACAGTCGGATATCTGTTCTGGGAAAACATTTTTCCCATGTCGTCCATCCCGATGATTTCAAAAAGTGTGAGCCTGGTATGGTTCCAGGAGTCATGCCTGCTGAAGGTGGGGGCGCCTTCCAGATACGTTTTAAAAAAGCCAGATTAAAATCAGAGACCGATCCATGCAACGATTTTATATGGGTTGAGCTCAAGGCTACGTTCATGCGGTTGCCTGAGGGTGAAAGTCAAATCTACTGTATTGCAAGGGATGTAACCGAAAGAAATAATCTCCATGAACAGCTTCACCAGGCTCAGAAAATGGAGGCCATCGGTACCCTTGCCGGTGGTATTGCCCATGATTTTAACAATATTCTCATGGGGATACAGGGTTACACCTCACTTGTCCGTTCGACCCTTGCACCGGAAAGTCCAGAGGCTATAAAGCTTTCATATATTGAAGATTATGTGAATTCCGGGTCTGATATGACCCGTCAACTTCTGGGGTTTGCCCAGAAGAACGACCATGAACTCAACTTTGTAAATATCAATTATATCCTGAAAATGTCTGCAAAGATGTTCGGCAGAACCAAAAAAGATATTACCATTCACCAGAATCTTGAAAAAAAACTATGGAGCTGTGAGGTGGATGAGGGACAGGTTCAGCAGGTGTTGCTGAATCTCTATGTTAATGCCTGGCAGGCCATGCCCAGCGGCGGCCGAATTTATATAAAGACCGAAAATTTGATTGTTCCGGAATTAAAATACAAGGCGCTTGGGCTGAAAAAATCGGGTAAATATGTTCGTGTTTCGGTGGTTGATACAGGATTGGGGATGGACTCAAAGACCATGGAACGAATTTTTGACCCCTTTTTTACCACCAAGGAGATGGGGGGGGGGACAGGGCTTGGTCTTGCCACGGCCTATGGAATTATCAAGGGCCATGGGGGTACGTTCCGGGTTTTAAGCAAAAAGGGCGAGGGATCATCCTTTGCTTTTTATCTGCCTGCGAAAGAATTGCAGTCTAATAGGTGCAGCCTTGACGGAAAAAAATCTGAGGTCATCATCAATGGCAAGGGCTGTGTGCTGCTTGTTGATGATGAAGAGAATGTACTGGAGGTCTGCTCGGAGATGATTGAAAGTCTGGGGTACTCTGTCAGGGCTGTTGGTAACGGGCGGGATGCCATAGAATTTGTGAAAAAGAACGGTAAGAACATTGACCTTGTTATCCTTGATATGGTCATGCCTGGGATGAATGGATTTGAAACCTATCAGCGGATTAAAACCATTCAGCCGGAAACAAAAGTGCTTCTCTCCAGTGGATACAGCAAAATCGAAGACCTTGGGGAGATTTTTGATTCAACCCTTGGAAATTTTATCCCAAAGCCCTATAGTATGGCTTTGCTTTCTGAAAAAATAAACAGGGTGTGTGCCCTGGGATAG
- a CDS encoding manganese-dependent inorganic pyrophosphatase, translating to MSTLVFGHKNPDTDSVCAAIALADLKKKLGETITPAIQGELTPESKFVLEKFKVAAPAVVTSFAGKDVYLVDHSDLAQSPDDLGEANILGIVDHHKLGDVTTSQPLECWIWPVGCTCTVIKSMYDFNKIEIPKDIAGIMLCAILSDTVIFKSATCTDADKKACEALAKAAGITDTQALGMDMFKVKSAVDGTPVRELVLRDYKDFNMNGKKVGIGQLEVVDLSILDKVKADLEKDIIALKKEGGRHSVFLLLTDIIKEGSEVLIASDDESVIEKAFGATPKNSKVWLDGVMSRKKQVVPNLEKAFA from the coding sequence ATGTCAACTTTAGTATTTGGTCACAAGAATCCGGATACGGACTCTGTCTGCGCAGCCATTGCCCTGGCTGATCTCAAAAAAAAACTTGGTGAGACAATCACCCCTGCAATCCAGGGAGAACTGACACCTGAATCAAAATTTGTACTTGAAAAGTTCAAAGTTGCAGCACCCGCTGTTGTTACGTCCTTTGCAGGCAAAGATGTCTATCTTGTGGATCATTCAGATCTTGCCCAAAGCCCTGACGATCTTGGTGAGGCCAACATTCTTGGCATTGTAGACCACCACAAACTCGGAGATGTCACCACATCCCAACCCCTGGAGTGCTGGATCTGGCCTGTGGGCTGCACCTGCACCGTCATTAAATCCATGTACGACTTCAACAAAATCGAAATCCCAAAAGATATCGCAGGTATAATGCTCTGCGCCATCCTTTCCGATACGGTCATTTTCAAGTCAGCCACCTGCACGGACGCCGACAAAAAAGCATGTGAAGCCCTTGCCAAAGCTGCCGGGATCACTGACACCCAGGCCCTTGGCATGGATATGTTCAAAGTAAAATCAGCCGTTGACGGAACCCCTGTTCGTGAACTGGTTCTTCGCGACTACAAGGATTTTAACATGAACGGAAAAAAGGTCGGCATCGGTCAGCTTGAAGTTGTAGATCTTTCGATTCTTGACAAGGTCAAAGCAGACCTTGAAAAAGACATTATCGCCCTTAAGAAAGAGGGTGGACGTCACAGCGTTTTCCTCCTCCTTACCGACATAATCAAGGAAGGATCTGAAGTACTCATTGCATCCGACGATGAGTCTGTCATTGAAAAAGCTTTTGGTGCTACTCCCAAAAACAGCAAGGTCTGGCTTGACGGCGTCATGAGCCGTAAAAAACAGGTTGTTCCCAACCTTGAGAAAGCCTTTGCATAA
- a CDS encoding ribonuclease J, translating into MLKIIPLGGLGEIGLNMMVFEYGDTIVVIDAGLMFPEDYMLGVDIVIPEMEYLRENRDRLKAVVLTHAHEDHIGAIAYLLKEFPVSVYGTPFTLSVVKNKLREFDILNMAELNVVMPLDRIKIGAFDIEFIRVSHSTVDVVGLAIRTPVGMIVHTGDFRINHCFDMSNCTDISRFAKCGEEGVLALLSDSTNAEKDGYTESDQIVKESLAKIVARSEGRVLIALFASNVFRIRQIIDIALKNNRKIVLNGRSIEQTVAIAKELGYLDWPEHMSLDLRKVNSFPDDKIMVITTGSQGEPMSALSRMATGFHKQLNIKKGDTVILSSKSIPGNEKAISNIINNLYRRGAEVVHDKIAKVHVSGHACREELKLMINLVKPKYFIPIHGEYRHLVIHARLAEKQGIPRHRVLAAENGNVICFDDKGAKIDGQVYTGRVLIDGKGIGDVGRSVLKERRNLSEDGLVVVSMIIDEETGIVLYGPELVSKGFVFGAETGYLVDDAQCVILEIVEEVEVGSESRVDVIRSRLQKALKQYFFFTIRRRPLILPIIIEV; encoded by the coding sequence ATGTTAAAGATAATACCCCTTGGCGGACTGGGTGAAATCGGCCTGAACATGATGGTGTTTGAGTATGGTGATACCATCGTTGTCATTGATGCCGGTCTTATGTTTCCCGAGGATTACATGCTGGGGGTGGACATTGTTATTCCTGAAATGGAGTATCTCAGGGAAAACAGGGACAGATTAAAGGCCGTTGTGCTGACCCACGCCCATGAGGATCATATCGGGGCCATTGCCTATCTCTTAAAGGAATTTCCGGTTTCCGTGTATGGTACGCCTTTCACCCTCAGTGTGGTAAAGAACAAGCTCAGGGAATTTGATATTCTCAATATGGCTGAACTCAATGTTGTCATGCCCTTGGACAGAATTAAGATCGGCGCATTTGACATTGAGTTTATCCGGGTGAGTCATAGCACCGTCGACGTTGTAGGGCTTGCCATTCGCACACCCGTTGGCATGATTGTCCACACGGGCGACTTTCGGATCAACCACTGCTTTGATATGTCCAACTGCACGGATATTTCCCGGTTTGCCAAGTGCGGTGAGGAGGGCGTTCTTGCCCTTCTTTCCGATTCGACCAATGCTGAAAAGGATGGGTATACCGAGTCGGACCAGATTGTCAAGGAGAGCCTTGCAAAGATTGTTGCAAGGAGTGAGGGCAGGGTACTCATTGCCCTGTTTGCCTCCAACGTTTTCCGAATCCGGCAGATCATAGACATTGCCCTTAAAAACAACCGCAAAATCGTATTGAACGGCAGAAGTATCGAGCAGACCGTGGCCATTGCCAAGGAGCTTGGCTACCTTGACTGGCCTGAGCACATGTCCCTTGACCTGAGAAAGGTGAATTCGTTTCCTGACGATAAGATCATGGTGATCACCACGGGCAGTCAGGGAGAACCCATGTCGGCCCTATCGCGCATGGCGACCGGGTTCCACAAGCAGTTGAATATCAAAAAAGGTGACACCGTCATCCTCTCTTCAAAATCCATTCCCGGTAATGAAAAGGCCATTTCAAATATCATCAACAACCTCTACCGCAGGGGTGCCGAGGTGGTACACGATAAGATCGCCAAGGTCCATGTGTCCGGCCATGCCTGCAGGGAAGAGCTCAAGCTCATGATCAACCTGGTCAAGCCAAAATATTTTATTCCCATCCACGGCGAATACCGTCACCTGGTGATCCACGCCAGACTTGCCGAGAAACAGGGAATTCCTCGCCATCGTGTGCTTGCGGCGGAGAACGGTAATGTGATCTGCTTTGACGACAAAGGGGCAAAGATCGACGGTCAGGTGTACACCGGACGGGTCCTCATTGACGGTAAGGGAATTGGGGATGTGGGCCGCAGCGTGTTAAAGGAAAGACGCAACCTTTCCGAAGATGGCCTTGTGGTGGTCTCCATGATCATTGACGAGGAGACCGGTATTGTGCTTTACGGCCCGGAACTGGTTTCCAAGGGTTTTGTCTTTGGCGCTGAAACAGGCTATCTGGTGGATGATGCCCAGTGTGTTATCCTTGAGATAGTGGAAGAGGTGGAGGTGGGCAGCGAGTCCAGGGTGGACGTGATTCGTTCCCGACTCCAGAAGGCACTTAAACAGTATTTTTTCTTTACCATAAGGCGTCGTCCGCTGATTCTGCCCATTATTATTGAAGTATGA